In the Phaseolus vulgaris cultivar G19833 chromosome 7, P. vulgaris v2.0, whole genome shotgun sequence genome, one interval contains:
- the LOC137827545 gene encoding albumin-2-like — MAYINAAFRSSREYEVYFFLKKNHYVRVHYTPGKTDDKILTNLRLISSGFPSLAGAPFAEQGIDSAFDTEGKEAYVFSTKHCAYIDYAPGTTNDKILKGPTTIAEMFPVLKNTVFENGIDSAFRSIKGKEVYLFKGNKYTRIDYDSKQLIGNIRNITDGFTVLKGTVFESGIDACFASHEESEAYLFKGNQYVRIKYTPGSSNDTLLGDVRPILDGWPCLKDILSGN; from the coding sequence ATGGCTTACATCAATGCTGCATTTCGTTCATCAAGAGAATATGAAGTGTACTTCTTCCTGAAGAAGAATCACTATGTGCGAGTGCACTACACTCCGGGAAAAACAGATGATAAGATTTTGACTAATCTGCGTTTGATTAGTAGTGGTTTTCCATCACTTGCAGGAGCACCATTTGCGGAACAAGGAATTGACTCTGCCTTCGACACTGAAGGCAAGGAAGCATATGTGTTCTCAACCAAACACTGTGCCTACATAGACTATGCTCCAGGTACAACAAATGACAAGATTCTCAAAGGTCCTACCACAATTGCTGAAATGTTTCCCGTCCTCAAAAACACAGTGTTTGAGAATGGCATAGATTCTGCATTCAGGTCAATCAAAGGAAAAGAAGTTTACTTATTCAAGGGCAATAAGTATACTCGCATAGATTATGATTCTAAGCAGCTTATTGGCAACATTCGTAACATCACTGATGGGTTTACTGTTCTGAAAGGTACGGTCTTTGAAAGTGGAATTGATGCATGTTTTGCTTCTCATGAAGAGTCTGAAGCTTACCTTTTCAAAGGAAATCAATATGTGCGTATCAAATACACCCCAGGTAGTTCTAATGACACTCTTCTGGGTGATGTGAGGCCTATCCTTGATGGTTGGCCATGTCTTAAAGACATTTTGTCTGGCAACTAA
- the LOC137827555 gene encoding albumin-2-like translates to MAYINAAFRSSREYEVYFFIKNKYVRVQYIPGRTDDEILTNLRLISSGFPSLAATVFAEPGIDCSFDTEASEAYVFSNKYCAYIDYAPATTNDKILLGPTTIAEMFPVLKSTVFENGIDSAFRSTKGKEVYLFKGNKYTRIDYDSKELLGNIRNIADGFPVLKGTIFESGIDASFASHDESEAYLFKGEEYVRIKFTPHATEDVILGYIKPILDGWPCLRGILPVN, encoded by the coding sequence ATGGCTTACATCAATGCTGCATTCCGTTCATCAAGAGAATATGAAGTCTATTTCTTCATAAAGAATAAGTATGTGCGGGTGCAGTACATTCCCGGAAGAACAGATGATGAGATTTTGACTAATCTGCGTTTGATTAGTAGTGGTTTTCCATCACTTGCAGCAACAGTCTTTGCAGAACCTGGAATTGACTGTTCCTTTGACACTGAAGCAAGTGAAGCATATGTGTTCTCAAACAAATACTGTGCTTACATAGACTATGCTCCAGCTACAACAAATGACAAGATTCTCTTAGGTCCTACCACAATTGCTGAAATGTTTCCTGTCCTCAAAAGCACAGTGTTTGAGAATGGCATAGACTCTGCATTCAGGTCAACCAAAGGAAAAGAAGTTTACTTATTCAAAGGCAATAAGTATACTCGCATAGATTACGATTCCAAAGAGCTTCTTGGCAACATTCGTAACATCGCTGATGGGTTTCCTGTTTTGAAAGGTACTATCTTTGAAAGTGGAATTGATGCGTCTTTTGCTTCCCATGACGAGTCTGAAGCTTACCTTTTCAAAGGAGAGGAGTATGTGCGTATCAAATTCACCCCACATGCAACTGAAGACGTTATTCTGGGTTATATTAAGCCTATCCTTGATGGTTGGCCTTGTCTTAGAGGAATTTTGCCTGTCAACTAA
- the LOC137827548 gene encoding albumin-2-like, with the protein MNDKILSGPTTIAKMFSVLKNTVFENGIDSAFRSTRGKEVYLFKGNKYGRIAYDSKQLIGTIRNITDGFPILKGTIFENGIDACFASHKENQAYLYKGENYVRINFTPGTTGDTLVDVVKLILNGWPILRGILPLDNKGVDSHPHTHHEPSYPEQHDEL; encoded by the coding sequence ATGAATGACAAGATTCTCTCAGGTCCTACCACAATTGCTAAAATGTTTTCCGTCCTGAAAAACACGGTGTTTGAAAATGGCATAGACTCTGCATTCAGGTCAACCAGAGGAAAAGAAGTTTACTTATTCAAGGGCAATAAGTATGGTCGCATAGCCTATGATTCCAAGCAACTTATTGGCACCATTCGTAATATCACGGATGGATTTCCAATTTTGAAAGGTACCATCTTTGAAAATGGAATTGATGCGTGTTTCGCTTCTCATAAGGAGAACCAAGCTTATCTTTACAAGGGAGAAAACTATGTACGGATCAATTTCACCCCAGGTACTACAGGTGACACTCTTGTGGATGTTGTGAAGCTCATCCTTAATGGTTGGCCAATTCTTAGAGGCATTCTGCCTCTCGACAATAAAGGAGTTGATTCTCATCCTCACACTCATCATGAACCATCCTACCCTGAACAACATGATgagctttga
- the LOC137827546 gene encoding uncharacterized protein, producing the protein MSIPPPNDPSRGCSSKFPQPLGEGDFDRGRNLMDNINRVNVVEGNLTEITYRTADENYDIRAPVHHWDTRPYQEIFANGFQAWSQGQIPNSTYYNLLNFIEQAGAPLDPARPSTSRHVFVSTTLNNAWRPNPSPRVLPEGSRIQFYRYEIYAPGGIWVGMTLWNRYTYISQDEVCYVGGIAPQYIRSCLIFTATREVGSRYPRIT; encoded by the exons ATGTCTATCCCTCCACCAAATGATCCATCCAGAGGTTGTTCATCAAAATTTCCACAGCCTCTGGGAGAAGGAGATTTTGATAGAGGTCGAAATTTGATGGATAATATCAACCGTGTGAATGTTGTGGAAGGAAACTTGACAGAAATTACATACAGAACGGCCGACGAAAATTATGATATCCGTGCGCCTGTGCATCATTGGGACACAAGGCCCTACCAGGAGATCTTTGCAAATGGCTTCCAAGCATGGTCTCAGGGTCAAATTCCCAACTCCACTTATTATAATTTGCTTAACTTCATTGAACAGGCAGGTGCTCCTCTTGATCCAGCTCGACCTTCAACTTCAAGACATGTCTTTGTGAGTACCACTCTCAACAATGCTTGGCGACCAAATCCTTCCCCCCGAGTCCTCCCAGAAGGTTCTCGGATTCAATTTTATCGTTATGAAATTTATGCTCCTGGTGGTATTTGGGTTGGTATGACCCTTTGGAATCGATACACATACATTTCTCAAGATGAAGTTTGCTATGTTGGAGGCATTGCACCTCAGTACATTCGATCTTGTCTCATATTCACAGCAACACGTGAAGTCGGATCAAG GTATCCACGTATAACATAG
- the LOC137827556 gene encoding albumin-2-like, whose protein sequence is MAYINAAIRSSRKNEVYFFMKNKYVRLHYTPGSSNDTILTNLCLISTNFPALEATFFAEPGIDCAFDTEASEAYVFSTKYCAYIDYAPGSSNDKILSGPTTIAKMFPVLKNTVFENGIDSAFRSTRGKEVYLFKGNKYTRIDYDSKQLIGSIRNIADGFTILKGTIFESGIDACFACHENSEAYLFKGDKYVWIKFTPGSSNDTLLGGVRPILDAWTCLRGILPVS, encoded by the coding sequence ATGGCTTACATCAATGCTGCAATTCGTTCATCAAGAAAAAATGAAGTGTATTTCTTCATGAAGAATAAGTATGTGCGACTGCATTACACTCCAGGAAGTTCAAATGATACGATTTTGACTAATCTATGCTTGATTAGTACTAATTTTCCAGCACTTGAAGCAACGTTCTTTGCAGAACCTGGAATTGACTGTGCCTTTGACACTGAAGCGAGTGAAGCATATGTGTTCTCAACCAAATACTGTGCCTACATAGACTATGCTCCAGGTTCATCAAATGACAAGATTCTCTCAGGTCCTACCACAATTGCTAAGATGTTTCCCGTTCTCAAAAACACAGTGTTTGAGAATGGCATAGACTCTGCATTCAGGTCAACCAGAGGAAAAGAGGTTTACTTGTTCAAGGGCAATAAGTATACTCGCATAGACTATGATTCCAAACAGCTTATTGGCAGCATTCGTAACATCGCTGATGGGTTTACTATTCTGAAAGGTACGATCTTCGAAAGTGGAATTGATGCGTGTTTTGCTTGCCATGAGAATTCTGAAGCTTATCTTTTCAAAGGAGATAAGTATGTGTGGATCAAATTCACTCCAGGTTCAAGTAATGACACTCTTTTAGGTGGAGTGAGGCCTATCCTTGATGCTTGGACATGTCTTAGAGGCATTCTTCCTGTCAGCTAA
- the LOC137827549 gene encoding albumin-2-like has translation MAYINAAFRSSKDYEVYFFMKDKYVRLYYTPGKSDDKILTNLRLISSGFPSLTASFFAEPGIDCSFDTEESKAYVFSTKYCVYIDYAPGTTNDKILSGPTTIAQMFPVLKNTVFENGIDSAFRSTRGKEVYIFKGNKYVRIDYDSKQLVGTIRNIGDGFPILKNTIFESGIDACFASHEESEAYLFKGDKYARIKFSPGTYDDKLMGEVRPIVDGWPSLKGILPVS, from the coding sequence ATGGCTTACATCAATGCTGCATTTCGTTCATCAAAAGACTATGAAGTCTATTTCTTCATGAAGGATAAGTATGTGCGGCTGTATTACACTCCAGGAAAATCAGATGATAAGATTTTGACTAATCTGCGTTTGATTAGTAGTGGTTTTCCATCACTTACAGCATCGTTCTTTGCAGAACCTGGAATAGACTGTTCCTTTGACACCGAAGAGAGTAAAGCATATGTGTTCTCAACCAAATACTGTGTCTACATAGACTATGCTCCAGGCACAACAAATGACAAGATTCTCTCAGGTCCTACCACAATTGCTCAAATGTTTCCCGTCCTCAAAAACACGGTGTTTGAGAATGGCATAGACTCTGCATTCAGGTCAACCAGAGGAAAAGAAGTTTACATATTCAAGGGAAATAAGTATGTTCGCATAGACTATGATTCCAAGCAGCTTGTTGGCACCATTCGTAACATCGGTGATGGATTTCctattttgaaaaatacaatcTTTGAAAGTGGAATTGATGCATGTTTTGCTTCCCATGAGGAATCTGAAGCTTACCTTTTCAAAGGAGATAAGTATGCACGTATCAAATTCAGTCCAGGTACATATGATGACAAACTTATGGGTGAAGTGAGGCCAATAGTTGATGGTTGGCCAAGTCTTAAAGGCATTTTGCCTGTGAGCTAA
- the LOC137827550 gene encoding albumin-2-like — translation MAYINAAFRSSKDYEVYFFIKDKYVRVQYTPGKLDDKILTSLRLISTGFPVFKGTVFAEPGIDGSFDTEGSEAYVFSTNQSAYIEYTPGATNDKILSGPATIAETFPVLKNTVFEDGIDSAFRSTIGKEVYIFKDNQYTRIDYDSKQLVGTIRKITDGFPVLKDTIFESGIDASFASHEESEAYLFKGDQYVRIKFTPNATNDVLLSDIKPIVDGWPCLKDILPVS, via the coding sequence ATGGCTTACATCAATGCTGCCTTTCGTTCATCAAAAGATTATGAAGTCTATTTCTTCATTAAGGATAAGTACGTGCGGGTGCAATACACTCCAGGAAAATTAGATGATAAGATTTTGACTAGTCTGCGTTTGATTAGTACTGGTTTTCCAGTATTTAAAGGAACGGTATTTGCAGAACCTGGAATAGACGGTTCCTTTGATACTGAAGGGAGTGAAGCATATGTGTTCTCAACCAATCAGTCTGCCTACATAGAGTATACTCCAGGTGCAACAAATGACAAGATTCTCTCAGGTCCTGCCACAATTGCTGAAACATTTCCTGTCCTAAAAAACACAGTGTTTGAGGATGGCATAGACTCTGCATTCAGGTCAACCATAGGAAAAGAAGTTTACATATTCAAGGACAATCAGTATACTCGCATAGACTATGATTCCAAGCAGCTTGTTGGCACCATTCGTAAAATCACTGATGGATTTCCTGTTCTGAAAGATACGATCTTTGAAAGTGGAATTGATGCGTCTTTTGCTTCTCATGAGGAGTCTGAAGCTTATCTTTTCAAAGGAGATCAATATGTTCGTATCAAATTCACTCCAAATGCAACTAATGACGTTCTTCTGAGTGATATAAAGCCTATCGTTGATGGTTGGCCATGTCTTAAAGACATTTTGCCCGTCAGCTAA